In Bubalus kerabau isolate K-KA32 ecotype Philippines breed swamp buffalo chromosome 4, PCC_UOA_SB_1v2, whole genome shotgun sequence, one DNA window encodes the following:
- the LOC129649829 gene encoding XK-related protein 6 isoform X2 yields the protein MAFGEHHILERTSRSTDRGLRQQAVWLRGVSSVTSLMSLAWVLASYHKLLRDSRDDKKSMSYRGALIHLFWRLFTISSRVISFALFASIFQLYFGIFVVVHWCAMAFWIIHGGTDFCMSKWEEILFNMVVGIVYIFCWFNVKEGRTRYRMFAYYTIVLTENAALTFLWYFYRNPETTDFYAVPALCCVFISFVAGIALMLLYYGVLHPTGPRVKVLASSCCAELLWGIPLPPDVEPMAPQTPGYRGTQVTPTRAVTEQQEDLTADTCLPVFQVRPMGPPTPTGRPYLPEGPLIKIDMPRKRYPAWDAHFVDRRLRRTINILQYVTPTAVGIRYRDGPLLYELLQYESSL from the exons ATGGCATTTGGGGAACACCACATCCTAGAGAGGACTTCCAGAAGCACTGACCGTGGACTGAGGCAGCAAGCAGTTTGGCTCAGAG GTGTCTCCTCTGTGACTTCCCTGATGTCCCTGGCTTGGGTGCTAGCCTCCTATCACAAGCTGCTGCGGGACTCCAGGGACGACAAGAAGAGCATGAGCTACAGAGGGGCCCTCATCCACCTCTTCTGGCGCCTCTTCACCATCTCATCCAGAGTGATCTCTTTTGCCCTCTTTGCTTCCATCTTCCAGCTCTACTTCGGGATCTTCGTGGTGGTCCACTGGTGCGCCATGGCCTTCTGGATCATCCATGGCGGAACAGACTTCTGCATGTCCAAGTGGGAGGAGATCCTCTTCAACATGGTGGTAGGGATTGTGTACATTTTCTGCTGGTTTAACGTCAAGGAAGGGCGGACTCGATATCGAATGTTTGCCTATTACACGATAGTCTTGACCGAGAATGCTGCCTTGACGTTCCTTTGGTATTTTTACAGAAACCCAGAGACCACTGACTTCTATGCGGTGCCAGCACTGTGTTGCGTCTTTATTAGCTTTGTGGCTGGGATTGCACTGATGCTCTTATATTATGGCGTGCTGCATCCCACGGGGCCGCGAGTTAAGGTCCTTGCCAGCTCCTGTTGTGCCGAGCTGCTCTGGGGCATCCCTTTGCCCCCCGATGTTGAGCCCATGGCGCCTCAGACCCCTGGGTACCGGGGGACCCAGGTCACGCCTACCAGAGCCGTAACGGAACAACAGGAGGATCTCACGGCTGACACTTGCTTGCCCGTGTTCCAAGTGAGACCCATGGGGCCCCCCACCCCGACGGGGCGTCCTTACCTCCCAGAAGGGCCCCTCATTAAGATTGACATGCCGAGAAAGAGATACCCAGCTTGGGATGCTCATTTTGTAGACAGGAGGTTGAGAAGGACTATTAACATTCTGCAGTATGTCACGCCCACCGCGGTGGGCATCCGGTATCGGGACGGACCGCTCCTTTACGAGCTGCTACAGTATGAGTCTTCGCTCTGA
- the LOC129649829 gene encoding XK-related protein 6 isoform X1, whose product MEPFSREAALGEEIESREGDISWYIRTMYLGIQSQRQKEHQRRFYWAMMYEYADVNMLRLLETFLESAPQLVLQLCIMIQKSRAETLPCVSSVTSLMSLAWVLASYHKLLRDSRDDKKSMSYRGALIHLFWRLFTISSRVISFALFASIFQLYFGIFVVVHWCAMAFWIIHGGTDFCMSKWEEILFNMVVGIVYIFCWFNVKEGRTRYRMFAYYTIVLTENAALTFLWYFYRNPETTDFYAVPALCCVFISFVAGIALMLLYYGVLHPTGPRVKVLASSCCAELLWGIPLPPDVEPMAPQTPGYRGTQVTPTRAVTEQQEDLTADTCLPVFQVRPMGPPTPTGRPYLPEGPLIKIDMPRKRYPAWDAHFVDRRLRRTINILQYVTPTAVGIRYRDGPLLYELLQYESSL is encoded by the exons GTATATCCGCACCATGTACCTGGGGATTCAGAGCCAGCGGCAGAAGGAACACCAGCGACGCTTCTACTGGGCTATGATGTACGAATATGCAGACGTTAACATGCTGCGCCTCCTGGAGACCTTCCTGGAAAGCGCCCCCCAACTGGTGCTACAGCTCTGCATAATGATCCAGAAGAGCCGCGCCGAGACGCTGCCCT GTGTCTCCTCTGTGACTTCCCTGATGTCCCTGGCTTGGGTGCTAGCCTCCTATCACAAGCTGCTGCGGGACTCCAGGGACGACAAGAAGAGCATGAGCTACAGAGGGGCCCTCATCCACCTCTTCTGGCGCCTCTTCACCATCTCATCCAGAGTGATCTCTTTTGCCCTCTTTGCTTCCATCTTCCAGCTCTACTTCGGGATCTTCGTGGTGGTCCACTGGTGCGCCATGGCCTTCTGGATCATCCATGGCGGAACAGACTTCTGCATGTCCAAGTGGGAGGAGATCCTCTTCAACATGGTGGTAGGGATTGTGTACATTTTCTGCTGGTTTAACGTCAAGGAAGGGCGGACTCGATATCGAATGTTTGCCTATTACACGATAGTCTTGACCGAGAATGCTGCCTTGACGTTCCTTTGGTATTTTTACAGAAACCCAGAGACCACTGACTTCTATGCGGTGCCAGCACTGTGTTGCGTCTTTATTAGCTTTGTGGCTGGGATTGCACTGATGCTCTTATATTATGGCGTGCTGCATCCCACGGGGCCGCGAGTTAAGGTCCTTGCCAGCTCCTGTTGTGCCGAGCTGCTCTGGGGCATCCCTTTGCCCCCCGATGTTGAGCCCATGGCGCCTCAGACCCCTGGGTACCGGGGGACCCAGGTCACGCCTACCAGAGCCGTAACGGAACAACAGGAGGATCTCACGGCTGACACTTGCTTGCCCGTGTTCCAAGTGAGACCCATGGGGCCCCCCACCCCGACGGGGCGTCCTTACCTCCCAGAAGGGCCCCTCATTAAGATTGACATGCCGAGAAAGAGATACCCAGCTTGGGATGCTCATTTTGTAGACAGGAGGTTGAGAAGGACTATTAACATTCTGCAGTATGTCACGCCCACCGCGGTGGGCATCCGGTATCGGGACGGACCGCTCCTTTACGAGCTGCTACAGTATGAGTCTTCGCTCTGA